The following DNA comes from Lemur catta isolate mLemCat1 chromosome 8, mLemCat1.pri, whole genome shotgun sequence.
CTGCTTCCAAAGGTGCGTCTCCCCTCCCGGGCCCGTCtctgcagggtgggcaggagagaggggctgAGGGCGCCCAGGCTCCTCTGTGTGGGCTTTGCTCTGGGCTAGCTCTGCCCCCACCGTGGACGCCGCAGCACCCGGCACCTGGAATGGCTCCCCTGCTCACGGCGTCCCACTCTCCTGACCATCACCTGTGTCACACCTCCCGGGCAGAGCACTTGTACCTCCCACTTCTCTCTGGGGTGCCCcgtcaccaccccaccccactctggTCAACCTGGCAGGATGATGCGGTTGTCTCAGTTATATGCATGTACTTTTCAATAGCTAAATGGAAATTAATTCACTCTAGCTGTGgttattaataaatacagaaaaccaGACTTAAGTTCCAAAGTGACCACCTCCAGTCCACTTGTCATCTGCCATAAACCTTAGGAATCAAATTCCTGTTCCCACAAAGGATGGGCTTTGCTTTCTGCATCTTGCTCAGCTCTGGTCCCTTGCAATCTcagtgggcctcagtttccccttgtgTAAATGGTAGTGAGTGTGTCGTGTCCCTGGCCACACACTCAACACAGGCTTCCCAGGGCCAGGGGAGCAGTGGTCAGAACCTGCGTGGACAGGCTTTCTGCCCCTCCAGCTAGGGTTCTTCACAAGCCACCCATGGAGCGCTTGATGGAGGCTCCCCTGGGTCCTGGCTCCCACACACTCTGGCATGTTCTTCTCTGGAGGTGCCCTGGAGCTCTGTGTCCAATCAGCATTTCTAGAGAATTATGTGCCTAGGAAGAGCTGTGGGCACCACCGTCCCTGCAGCCCAGAGTGAGGGATGAAGCAAATGGCCTCTGTCCTGGGGCCATCCTGCAGATGGGCAGAAGACTGGGTTGCTGTGCCCAGAGGGAGTGGGGATGATATCACGTTCCAAGCCAGGCAGCCAGAGCTGTGGCATAGCTGGCTTTGAGACCCCCCTTGTGGGTTccagtcatttattcaacaccCCTGGGTGCCAGGCCCCATATGAGGCCCACTGTGGGGGACAGAGAGATGCAAGACCTCCCGTGAAGCTTTTCATCCTGTCAGGAAAGTGAGATCCTAGCCCAACTCCCATGGCAAACCCTGAAAGCATGTCAGGGAGTTGCCATGGAGCTAACCGGAGCAGGGGCTTGGCGCTGGAGGGGACTTGGGGGACACAGATTCAGGTATATGGGCTCCGGGGAGGGGGGCTGCACAAGCAGGAGATATAGGCTGGAAGGTCACTTGTGTTCTGGAAACAAGGAGTTCAGTTCCAGGTGCTCCTCCATGTGCTCCACAATTACCTGTGGAGCACCTGTTGCCAGGTGGCGGGCAGCCCTCGGAGAGGATGTGtgagggccagggaggaggagatgggtcaAGCTGGacggagagatggggtctttgagAATCACCGCAGGCTGTGGGGCCTTAGGAGTGTTCTGGTGAGGAGCTGGGAATGAGCCAAGTCTCCTCTCCTCTGAAACAAAGGCGTGCGCTTGACACATCCCTGGTGTTTCTTTCCAGCATGAAGATTGCTCCTTTGATTCTGGGGCATGCTGGGAAAGCCACTGGAAAGCTTCTGAGGACAAGTGTCATGAGGTGTGGGCAGCAGTCAAGCCCGCCTCAGAAGATGGGCTAGCCAGtactgggaagggaggagaaagagcccTGGAATGAAGGTGGGGTCGGGTTCCTGCCGGGCAGTGGGGGCGGGCTCAGCCTGCACTCAGAGGAGCCTCCCTGATAGGTCCTCTAACCCTTCCGACTACCGGATCCTGCTGGGGTACAACCAGCTAAGCCGTCCCACCCAGCACAGCCGGCAGATGACCGTGAGCAAGCTCTTCATCCACCCAAGCTTTGGCAAGCGCCACTACATGTCGGACGACATCACCCTGCTGCAGCTACATCGGTCTGTGAATTTCTCCTCCCACATCCGCCCCGTCTGCCTCCCAGAGTCCAAGGCGGTTGTGCCCGAGATGGCGTCCTGCTGGATAACTGGCTGGGGAATGATCACTGAGGACGGTGAGCGGCACAGGGCAAGTGGGCAGGcgctccacccccccccccccagtccctCCCAGGCTTCACGCTGCTTTCTGCTGTGGCTCAGGAGGCCTGAGCATCTCCGACTTTGGGATCAGGAACATGGGCTCTCTGACTCTGAGCCACTCCGTGGTCCTGAGCGGCACTGATTCCACCCCGACTCCAACGTGTGTTTATGGCTGGAGAACATCTTCCTCTGGGAGCCTTGCTCTCACCCCTTAACTCGGGCTTATCTGTTTATAGACTCAGAGAGGAGAAATGTTGGGCAAAGATTTTTGCATGAAGGTTAATGCTTTTGATTTAGGAAAATATAACCATGGGGGAAAAAGTAGCAAGGAGATTTGGCCTGACTTGTAGAGTCATGATGTGGCAGATACCTCAGCAGAGGCACTCGGGGTGGGACTTtcttcccagcctcctgctccTGGCCACTGGATGTCACAGGACCCTAGTTATTAGAATAGCCGGCCCTCTGAAGACAGCCTCCTGGCATGCCCAGTCACTCTCTAAGAGCCTGGGCAAGGAGGCTTCTCCAGGACctgtggcagggagggagctggagcCTGGAGGAATGTCACTGGCTGGAGCACCAGCCCACAGGGCAAGAGCCTCTGACATCACTGAGAGACTCGGCTTCCAGTCGTCCTTCCCTCACTGAGCCCTCACCTGGCCGCAGTTCCCgggcctggccccaggctggGGTCTGCCCTATGCCAGCAGCCCTTGCAGACACATGAGGGCCccacagggcaggagggagccatCACCCCAACGCTGCTCCTAGTGGGAACCCAGGCCAGACCTGCGCACGAACTCTGGAAACCACCTAGGTGTCCAGAGGTCCTCCTTGAGGCAGGGCCATGTCCAATTCGCCATCCTGCCCAAGCCCACCTAGGCCCTGCTAGGTGTGTGCCACGGCTGCTCCCCGCCCCTAGGCCAGCACTCCAGCttccaccctccctgcctccactctGCCTCCAAAGAGCAGCCAGAGGGATTGTTTATGAAACAAAGTAGACCCTTCAGCTGTGTCCCAGTGTGCTGGGGCGGACTGGGGGGACAGCCCAACACCAGGGCCTGGCTCTGAGGCCCCCCTGTTCTAGGCCCTGAGGTAACCGTTCCTCCCTTCCTTGCTCCCAGGCcacacctcccttcctccctccagccgCCCTCCCACCACAGCCCCTTCCGCCCTGGGCTCTGGAGcagcctttcccttcccttcacaGTCCCCGTGGCAGGCTGGGGACCGAGCGGGCTCTCTCCAGGCTGCGCCCACTTCAGACCCCTCTTCCTGCAGAGTTCCTGTCTGAGCCCTTGCAGCTGCAGGAGGGAGAGGTTGGCCTCATAGAGAACCAGTTTTGCGGGAACTATTTCCCTTCAGACCCCAGCGGCGGCCCCAGCAATACCTATGAGATCCACGACGAGATGCTGTGCGCTGGGGACCTCATCAACGGCAAGTCCATCTGCCGCGTAAGTGCGCTCCTCCACCCTCAGCTCCGCTGCCTCTCTTCTCCTGTGCTGTCCCTGTCCTCCCTCAGCGTCTCCCCTTCCTGAGCCCAACCCAGCCTGATGTGTCAGAACCGGAAGGACAGAAGCCCCTGAAGAGCACGGGTCGTCCCACCTGTTTACTTcctgtcttttcaaaaaactCGTTGAAGCACGGCGTGCACAGAAAGGGACACTTTAGAAATGCGCTGCCTGATGGGCTTTGAGAGCTCCGCACACCCTGTGTCCAGCCCCTGAGGGTCCCGCCGCGCCCCTTCCCGACTCCGACTCCCCCGGCTGGCTTCTGCCGAGGCTTCACGTGGGGACTTTATCTGAATGGAATCCCACGGAATGCAGGTTTTTGCCTCATCTCTTCAGCCAgtattatgtttgtgagatttatccatCTGGTTTGTAGTTTGTCTTGTTCGTCCTCACTGCTGTATGGCACCCACCGTGTGGGTACGTGAGCTTTGCTCGCTGTTCCAGCGTTGGCGGCATCTGGCGGTTTCTGTCGAGGCCGTTGCTGTGCGTCACTGTGAACCTCCTGGTGCACGTGTTTCAGAGAACATGAGTTCACACTTTAGTCGGGGTTGCCCTGGCAGTGGAATTGCCTTGCCACGAGATGTGCACGTTTGTCTCTCGTGGGTCCTCAGAGCAGCTCTCCAACCTGGCTGTACCGACTTGCACTCCTACCGGCAGCGGGTGAGAGCGCTGCGTGCTCCGCTCTGCTGCCCGCACTTCCAATTGTCTGCCATTTTCACTTAACCACTGCATGTGGTTTTCAATTTGCATCTCTCTGGTGACTAATCTTATCTTCAtaagcactttttcatatgtttattgccttTTTTGTAAAGCGTCTATGCAAGTTTTTAGCCAATTATGAAGTTTTCTGCCTTTCATATTGAATcataggagctctttatatattgtggatgTGAGTCCATTATTGGATATATATATGTTATCATGAATGTCTTCTCCCACTCTGTGTATTCTTTCCATGCATGAGGCCCAGAGGGGAAATGGACAGCCCAGAGGGCTACAGTGGAGTGCGGAGAGGCCCTGCCCTTCTCAGCTGAGCCCCTGGCAGCCTTGTAcggcttcctctctctctcttgtacCTTCTCTCTTGCTGTTCCCCCTCCTTGGCCATCCCCCACGGCTCAGAAACATTCTGTCCCAGCCCCCATCAGAGAGTGCCCTGCAGGCACCATCGCTGCGCCCacagcctcccacctgccctggttCCCAGCTGCCCTCCCAACAGGGCTCACCCCATGGTGTCTGCACATGCCCTCTCTTGCCTCCCGGGTCCTGTTCTTGCTCCCCCACTCCGGCAGACCTTGGTGCAGCACCCCTGTGTCTCCCACTGTCTGCCTCAAGGGGCCTCATTGCCACCTCACACTAAGAGCTCACCACTGGCTACTCAGCTGGCTTCTTTTGCCTTGCTCCATTTCATCTGTAGATGGAGAGAAAGGGTCAGGTGTGGCAGGTCCTGTGTGCTGACCACTTCCTGCTGGCCTTTGCCACCCCTTCCTCTGCAGTCGTGTCCTGACGGTCTCCGCACCCTGCCACTGGCCCTGCCCTCGCAGTCCCAGAGCTGTCCGTTCAGAATCTGCACCAGGTCCCTCGCCGGCCTGCTGAGCATCTGCCATGCACCCTCCTGAGGCTGCTGAGGCTGACCACAGTCAGACCTCGCTCCTCCCTCCGGTTTTGGCTCAGAGCTGTTCTCCAGTGGCCCATTTAGAGCATCCCTTCCCGGACCCTTCCCACCCCCTGCATGTCCCTGCCCCACACGCTGTGTCTGTGGATGTGTTCAAGTGGACGTGTCACCTTGGCACCTCCTGCCTGGGTACTGCCTGTACACAGAAGGTGCTTGGTCATGTTTATTCGACAGATGGAAGGAGGGGCCCCCTTTGCAGGCTGTGGAAGACAGGTGTTCTGCCCCTGATGGCAGGGACCTCCCCATCCTGGAGCCCTGCCACACTCATACTCCCCAGGGCTCTCCTAGGACACCCCCACCACCGCCCCCAGGCACAGCACGAGCAGTGCCTCTTTTCCCCTCAGCACATCCCACAGGCTTGCCTTTTCTAAAGAAGCCCAGCCAAGAAATGGAGGGGACACTAGAGACCCTAATAAGTCAAGAGCAAAGGTGCCAGGGGGTGTAGTGCTGGGCTGATGATTTGGCGGCACCTCCCACCCTGGGACCTCAGGTGGTGCCTTCACCCTCCTGGGGTTCAGAGGGTAGAGAGTGGATGTGCAGCTCCTGGAGTTCCCTGTGTGTTCCTGCGGGTCTGTGACCGCCAGTCTGCAGGGCTGCCCAAGGTCCCCGGGAAGCTTCATGGAGTGGGGCTCCTGGGCCCCATCATTGAGGTTTTGATCCAGGAGGAGCCCCTCTGTCTGGACTTTCAAAATCTCCCAGGTGGCTCTGATGAAAGCCACCTGCTTAGGCAGCACAGGCACCTGGCTCCCACTTTGCTCTCCACACCCCATCCTGAAGAAGGACAAGGTTCCCTCCCACACCCTGAACAAGGCGTGTCCTCTCTGTACTCAGGGAGATTCCGGGGGACCCCTCGTCTGCAGGGTGAACAGCACCTGGTTCCTGGTGGGGCTGTCCAGCTGGAGCCTGGACTGCCGCATGCCCATCAGCCCCAGCGTCTTCACCAGGCTCACCTACTTCGCCAACTGGGTCAAAGAGAAGAAGGCGAGTGCACCAGCGCCCGACCTTGCCGTGGCCCCTCCGGAGCAGAAGCCCCCGTCGCTGAGCGGCCCGTCTTCTCTGGGCACGGTCCACAGGCCCGGGAGCTGCATGGCCCTCGGGTCTTCGCAGACCTTGCTCCTGCTGCTGGGTTTCCTCAGGAGCCTGTGACATGTTTCCTG
Coding sequences within:
- the LOC123644150 gene encoding serine protease 40-like; the protein is MEAVSQRSRVAARRVVRSAGTDADRRMGGSGAGRSGPGRLGACVLAAALVWLRFLPLHAQSGSPLSSECGRSAATGGSKGKIFGGQKAGPERWPWQASLLLQGRHICGAALIDSNWVASAAHCFQRSSNPSDYRILLGYNQLSRPTQHSRQMTVSKLFIHPSFGKRHYMSDDITLLQLHRSVNFSSHIRPVCLPESKAVVPEMASCWITGWGMITEDEFLSEPLQLQEGEVGLIENQFCGNYFPSDPSGGPSNTYEIHDEMLCAGDLINGKSICRGDSGGPLVCRVNSTWFLVGLSSWSLDCRMPISPSVFTRLTYFANWVKEKKASAPAPDLAVAPPEQKPPSLSGPSSLGTVHRPGSCMALGSSQTLLLLLGFLRSL